A genome region from Marasmius oreades isolate 03SP1 chromosome 5, whole genome shotgun sequence includes the following:
- the BRX1 gene encoding Ribosome biogenesis protein brx1 has translation MASVLKAQKINASRVDKGKRKADDMDIDDDEPQTIVSKKMKNKQRVLLLSSRGITHRMRHLMNDIEALLPHVKKDSKLDSKSQLHLLPELADLHNCNNTLYFEARRHEDLYLWAAKMPNGPSIKMHVQNVHTMDELKLTGNCLKGSRGLLSFDQSFEETEWGKLTKEVFTHIFGVPATARKAKPFIDHILTFSIVDNKIWFRNFQASIRRRLTFESHFSPTDTRERPCSI, from the exons ATGGCCTCTGTTCTCAAAGCTCAAAAAATCAATGCCTCCAGAGTTGACaaaggaaaaagaaaagcagATGATATGGATATTGACG ACGACGAACCCCAAACCATCGTatcgaagaaaatgaagaataaACAGCGCGTATTGTTACTCTCTTCTCGAGGCATTACACATCGTATGCGGCATCTTATGAACGACATCGAAGCTTTATTGCCTCATGTGAAGAAAG ATTCCAAGCTTGATTCGAAATCCCAACTTCACCTCCTCCCCGAATTAGCTGACTTACACAATTGCAACAATACATTATACTTTGAAGCTCGGCGGCATGAAGACCTCTATCTTTGGGCCGCCAAAATGCCGAATGGACCGAGTATAAAAATGCATGTGCAGAACGTGCATACGATGGATGAGCTAAAGTTGACGGGGAATTGTTTGAAAGGGAGCAGAGGACTGTTGTCCTTTGATCAGAGTTTTGAGGAGACGGAGTGGGGGAAACTGACGAAGGAGGTCTTCACGCAT ATATTTGGCGTCCCAGCAACCGCAAGGAAAGCAAAACCATTTATTGACCATATTTTAACATTCTCGATAGTGGACAACAAAATCTGGTTCCGTAACTTCCAGGCGAGTATTAGAAGGCGCCTTACTTTCGAGTCTCATTTCTCCCCCACAGATACTCGAGAAAGACCCTGCTCAATCTAA
- a CDS encoding uncharacterized protein (BUSCO:EOG09265I60) codes for MSRTVDIPQSIKDSLRKFRFARRNEGSAALVIKINKQKLVMEEVEQFDSISIDELAEELPENSPRYVVLSYELNHSDGRKSFPLVMINWAPTTSETGLLTLHASALLDFQDTADVSKVIEIRDGAEALTKETVDAKLTGK; via the exons ATG TCTCGTACCGTCGACATACCTCAATCTATCAAGGACTCTCTGCGTAAATTCAGATTCGCCCGACGTAATGAAGGAAGCGCAGCTCTGGTTATCAAGATCAACAAGCAGAAGCTCGTCATGGAGgaggttgaacagttcgaCAGTATCAGCATCGATGAGCTGGCAGAAG AACTTCCGGAGAACAGTCCTCGATATGTTGTGCTCAGCTATGAGCTGAATCATTCCGATGGCAGGAAGTCATTCCCTCTAGTAATGATAAATTGGGCGCCCACAACCAGTGAAACGGGACTCCTCACATTACACGCCAGCGCTCTACTGGACTTCCAAGACACG GCCGATGTGAGCAAGGTTATCGAAATTCGCGACGGGGCAGAGGCATTGACAAAAGAAACAGTTGATGCAAAGTTGACGGGGAAATGA
- the RPL7 gene encoding 60S ribosomal protein L7 (BUSCO:EOG09264P3R) gives MAPSTTVPSASAIEVPETLLKKRKQNEKAREERLAAATAARKAGLAKRKVIFKRAESYVKEYLAKEKEEIRLKRAARAAGDFYVPAESKVYFVVRIRGINEIAPKPRKILQLLRLLQINNGVFVKSTRATQQMLRLVEPYVTYGEPNLKSVRELIYKRGYGKVNKQRVPLSNNQVIENALGKYNILCVEDLVHEIITAGPNFKQASNFLWPLKLSNPTGGWRARKFTHYVQGGDFGHREDSINKLIRQMN, from the exons ATGGCGCCCTCCACGAC AGTCCCGAGTGCCTCG GCAATAGAAGTCCCGGAGACCCTCCTCAAGAAGCGCAAGCAAAACGAAAAGGCCCGTGAGGAGCGTCTCGCTGCGGCCACTGCAGCACGCAAG GCTGGCCTGGCAAAACGAAAGGTCATCTTCAAGCGTGCTGAATCATACGTGAAGGAGTACTtggcgaaggagaaggaggagatcCGTTTGAAGCGTGCTGCGCGGGCTGCTGGTGATTTCTACGTTCCGGCAGAATCCAAGGTGTACTTTGTCGTCCGTATCAGAGG TATCAACGAAATTGCACCCAAGCCACGTAAAATCTTGCAGCTTCTTCGTCTGCTTCAAATCAACAACGGTGTGTTCGTCAAGTCCACCAGGGCAACACAACAGATGCTCCGACTTGTTGAGCCTTATGTTACCTATGG CGAACCGAACTTGAAGTCCGTCCGTGAACTGATCTACAAACGGGGATACGGCAAGGTCAACAAGCAACGTGTCCCTCTCTCCAATAACCAGGTCATCGAGAATGCCCTTGGCAAATACAACATCCTCTGTGTGGAGGACCTTGTACACGAAATTATCACCGCAGGCCCCAACTTTAAGCAG GCTTCGAACTTCCTCTGGCCCCTCAAATTATCCAACCCCACCGGCGGCTGGAGAGCAAGGAAATTCACGCATTACGTCCAGGGTGGTGATTTCGGTCACCGGGAGGACAGCATCAACAAGCTTATCCGCCAAATGAACTAA